AAGACACAAGAATAGCACTGGCAGAACTTTCTTCGGTGTTCTTAGGGGAACCCTCAAAAAAAATGGAGGTTATTGGTGTTACTGGTACAAATGGTAAAACTACAATTACCTATTTAATTAGAAGTATATTTGAAGAAAATAATAAGAAGGCAGGGGTTATAGGTACAAACGGAAATATTATTAATGGGAAACTTTACGAAACTGAGAATACAACCCCTGAATCCTTAGCACTTCAGAAAAATTTCTATGAAATGGCTAGGGTTAATACAGATATTTGTATAATGGAGGTATCGTCCCATTCATTAGATATGAAAAGAGTAGAGAATACTGACTTTAATATTGGAGTATTTACAAATTTAACTGAAGAACATTTGGATTACCATAATACTATGGATGAATATTTTAACTCTAAGCTTAAACTATTTTATATGACTAAAGATGTAAATATTATAAATATTGATGACACTTATGGAAAATTTATAATTGAAAAAGTTTCTAAGGAAAAAGCTAATATTATTACATATGGAATTACAAATGAAGCAGATATTTTTGCTACGGATATTGTATATAATTCTACAGGAGTAAGTTTTAAATTAAATACTCCTAAAGATTCAATAAATATAGAACTAAATATTCCAGGGGAATTTAGTGTTTATAATGCTTTAGCAGCTGCTTCTTGTGGTTTTGCTTATTCTATAGATTTAAAAACTATAAAAGCAGGTTTAGAGAAGGTTAAAGGTGTGAAAGGAAGATTTGAAATAGTTCCTACAAATAGGGACTTTGCTGTAATAATTGATTTTGCTCATACTGCAGATAGTTTAGAAAAAACTTTAACTGCTATTGATAAATTTGCAGAGGGCAGGAAGGTTGTAGTTTTTGGAGCAGGGGGAAATA
The nucleotide sequence above comes from Tissierellales bacterium. Encoded proteins:
- a CDS encoding UDP-N-acetylmuramoyl-L-alanyl-D-glutamate--2,6-diaminopimelate ligase — protein: MKLKNLIKNIDVKKIIGSLDLEITGINHDSREIKPGDLFVAIEGFNVDGHDFLNEVGYKGAKAVIVEKDVTLKEDITIIKVEDTRIALAELSSVFLGEPSKKMEVIGVTGTNGKTTITYLIRSIFEENNKKAGVIGTNGNIINGKLYETENTTPESLALQKNFYEMARVNTDICIMEVSSHSLDMKRVENTDFNIGVFTNLTEEHLDYHNTMDEYFNSKLKLFYMTKDVNIINIDDTYGKFIIEKVSKEKANIITYGITNEADIFATDIVYNSTGVSFKLNTPKDSINIELNIPGEFSVYNALAAASCGFAYSIDLKTIKAGLEKVKGVKGRFEIVPTNRDFAVIIDFAHTADSLEKTLTAIDKFAEGRKVVVFGAGGNRDKTKRPIMGETVAKHADLSIVTSDNPRDENPEKIIQDVIKGIEKVKGDYVYYVDRKDAIRYALENAKPKDIILLAGKGHETYTIIKDKVIPFDERKIVLDILKGI